One segment of Sulfobacillus thermosulfidooxidans DSM 9293 DNA contains the following:
- a CDS encoding alpha/beta fold hydrolase produces the protein MTHAITMDAEFLSDGQTPLFIRRVSPEKYRAQLIFIHASLVHSEYYLPIALKWAQEGIRVILPDLEGHGRSQGTRGHLRHFSQHVNDIQRIYAHLHQHYSAPIFIGGESYGALMAYLACQEELPDVLGAILIAPSFGLQLTLPTWVYYVMTHLVHPLLPKLRPLRPLPVQGVSIHPDISRIIMEDRNVNRFYTLGFLVNLWKAQKEAKQRPLPHLPLLTLLSTDDAVTRNDDTEALLKPHHDLELHYHNASAHSLIADQPDFVFQKSVAWMARQLRAESLKRRPMGTLS, from the coding sequence ATGACGCACGCAATTACCATGGATGCCGAGTTTTTGTCGGACGGACAAACGCCTCTTTTCATTCGCCGGGTGAGTCCTGAAAAGTACAGAGCGCAATTAATTTTCATTCATGCTTCTCTGGTTCATAGTGAATATTATTTGCCCATCGCTTTAAAATGGGCTCAAGAAGGCATACGTGTCATTCTGCCCGATTTAGAAGGGCACGGGCGCTCTCAGGGCACAAGAGGACACCTCCGTCATTTTAGCCAACATGTCAATGACATCCAGCGCATTTATGCGCATTTACATCAACATTATTCCGCCCCAATTTTTATTGGCGGGGAAAGTTACGGGGCACTCATGGCGTATTTGGCATGCCAAGAAGAACTTCCGGATGTACTCGGGGCCATTTTAATTGCGCCCTCCTTTGGATTGCAGCTAACACTGCCTACCTGGGTTTACTATGTCATGACACACCTTGTTCATCCGCTCCTACCAAAACTCAGACCTCTTCGTCCCCTGCCTGTCCAAGGTGTCTCCATTCATCCCGACATTAGTCGAATCATTATGGAGGACAGAAATGTTAATCGTTTTTACACATTAGGCTTTCTTGTTAATTTATGGAAGGCACAAAAAGAGGCTAAACAAAGACCGCTTCCGCATTTACCGCTTTTGACTTTGTTAAGCACCGACGATGCGGTAACCCGCAATGATGATACAGAGGCCCTCTTAAAACCGCATCATGACCTTGAACTGCACTACCATAACGCAAGCGCCCATAGCTTAATTGCCGATCAACCTGATTTTGTTTTTCAAAAGTCGGTGGCTTGGATGGCGCGCCAACTTCGTGCCGAATCCTTAAAACGTCGTCCAATGGGCACGTTATCCTAA
- a CDS encoding IS1634 family transposase, giving the protein MSNILFMKLVELPSRVVGAAPVIRGIADAIGFVDLLNTLLVWDAQQCRTSPGERILAMVLDILTGKSPLYRVPDRLAETDVPLLLGRGRTAADFTDDALGRALDKLFQAGPAAVFTAVAAQAYAREAIELRSGHWDSTSRSLQGAYRSAEDDTEPCDPTAVDDAAVPPRAMPRRGHSKDRRPDLKQVLLTVFVNGEGVLRFGSVASGNTSDKTLNRRMIEELVAAFSPQELHDVIYVADSSLVTKPNLAGLRQANLRFISRCPSTFAVAQTAKETAWAQDAWTFLGSVAARRDAAEYWASEQQAMIDDVPYRLVVYRSSRLETHKEKTLDQQIANARKALADAAHVLSQTLYDCREDAAQAARQWQARRETAWFAVETTLHEEVQRLPRSRRGRPPKTEEPQTKIGWRVTATIGAVNAAQRQREWERQATFVLITPLDRRDWDARALLQEYKGQVHCERHFHFLKDPLFVDALFVKKPERVEALGYVLLMACLLYSVMERRARRSAVSIPSPARRVLTHPTGHEIIRHLHSVQVIPLPSGARQVAVPQRFQATFLAILEALALPETVYTEPPNPPKRE; this is encoded by the coding sequence GTGTCGAATATTCTCTTTATGAAACTTGTCGAGTTGCCCAGTCGGGTTGTCGGCGCCGCGCCCGTAATTCGCGGGATCGCGGATGCTATCGGATTCGTGGATCTCTTAAATACCTTATTGGTTTGGGATGCGCAGCAATGTCGGACATCGCCGGGTGAACGCATTTTGGCGATGGTGCTCGACATTTTGACGGGCAAATCCCCTCTGTATCGCGTCCCGGATCGTCTCGCAGAAACGGATGTGCCCTTGTTGCTCGGGCGCGGCCGTACGGCCGCGGATTTTACCGATGATGCGCTGGGGCGGGCGTTGGATAAACTGTTTCAGGCCGGGCCCGCCGCGGTGTTTACGGCGGTAGCCGCGCAGGCTTATGCTCGAGAAGCGATTGAACTGCGTTCGGGGCATTGGGACAGTACCTCCCGATCGTTGCAGGGGGCCTATCGGTCCGCCGAAGACGACACAGAGCCCTGCGACCCCACGGCGGTCGACGATGCCGCCGTCCCTCCCCGTGCGATGCCCCGGCGCGGCCATTCGAAAGATCGGCGCCCCGATCTCAAACAAGTGCTCTTAACGGTGTTTGTGAATGGGGAAGGGGTCTTGCGCTTTGGGTCGGTGGCCTCGGGCAATACCTCGGACAAAACCCTCAATCGCCGGATGATTGAGGAGTTAGTGGCCGCCTTTTCGCCCCAAGAGCTTCACGATGTGATCTATGTCGCCGACTCGTCCTTAGTCACGAAGCCCAATCTCGCCGGCCTGCGTCAGGCCAACCTCCGCTTCATCTCGCGGTGTCCTTCGACATTTGCCGTGGCGCAGACCGCGAAAGAGACGGCGTGGGCTCAAGATGCCTGGACCTTCCTCGGGTCGGTCGCCGCCCGCCGCGACGCGGCGGAGTATTGGGCCTCCGAGCAACAGGCTATGATCGATGACGTGCCCTATCGGCTGGTCGTCTACCGATCTTCCCGGCTGGAGACCCACAAAGAAAAAACCCTGGATCAGCAAATCGCCAACGCCCGCAAAGCCTTGGCCGACGCCGCCCACGTCCTGTCCCAGACGCTCTATGACTGTCGCGAGGACGCCGCTCAGGCGGCCCGCCAGTGGCAAGCCCGCCGCGAAACTGCGTGGTTTGCGGTGGAGACGACCCTCCATGAAGAAGTGCAGCGCCTCCCCCGTAGCCGCCGGGGCCGACCGCCGAAAACGGAGGAACCCCAGACCAAAATCGGGTGGCGCGTCACGGCCACCATCGGCGCGGTGAACGCCGCCCAACGGCAACGCGAATGGGAACGCCAGGCCACCTTCGTGTTGATCACCCCGTTAGATCGCCGCGACTGGGACGCGCGTGCCCTCTTGCAGGAATATAAAGGGCAAGTGCACTGTGAACGCCATTTCCACTTTTTGAAAGATCCGTTGTTTGTGGATGCCTTGTTTGTGAAAAAGCCCGAACGGGTGGAAGCGTTAGGCTATGTGCTCCTGATGGCGTGCTTGTTATATAGTGTGATGGAGCGGCGCGCGCGCCGCAGTGCCGTGTCCATTCCCTCGCCGGCGCGGCGGGTGCTCACGCACCCGACGGGCCACGAAATCATCCGACACCTCCATTCCGTCCAGGTGATTCCGTTGCCGTCAGGGGCGCGGCAAGTCGCCGTACCGCAACGCTTTCAGGCGACATTTTTGGCCATTTTGGAGGCCTTAGCGTTACCCGAGACCGTGTATACGGAGCCCCCCAACCCTCCGAAACGGGAATAA
- a CDS encoding universal stress protein — MQIILWATDGSESAYAAGKMVQHLKTGFPEAKVIALYVREVMAYPPQALVPSGFEDLDQNEQRNVERQIHDLFGNSHDVELVVVEGHASTTIAEVAERYGADVIVVGSHGYHGFDRLVLGSVSRQLLDHTVRPVLVVR, encoded by the coding sequence ATGCAGATCATTTTATGGGCAACTGATGGCTCAGAAAGTGCATATGCGGCCGGAAAAATGGTCCAACATCTAAAGACCGGATTTCCTGAGGCCAAAGTGATTGCCCTTTATGTTCGGGAGGTCATGGCATATCCACCACAGGCCCTCGTCCCTTCGGGTTTTGAAGATTTGGATCAGAATGAACAGCGTAATGTGGAGAGGCAGATTCACGATTTGTTTGGCAATTCCCATGATGTGGAGTTAGTGGTCGTCGAAGGTCATGCCTCAACGACGATTGCCGAGGTGGCTGAACGTTATGGAGCCGATGTTATTGTGGTAGGAAGTCATGGCTATCACGGTTTCGATAGGCTCGTTCTGGGGAGCGTCAGTCGCCAGCTTCTGGACCATACTGTGCGGCCGGTATTGGTTGTGCGATAA
- a CDS encoding cytochrome c oxidase subunit I, which yields MAQAVMTPEHKPLQHPKKAMMPPVLRGFLWAAIGFLLVNTFVIAVDPFRGHPFVTGPSVTLGWVGAVIGWLLGIGVYDAVLLPLMGFETRWVEKEKGWRRYWEIATDHKVIGLQYMMFAVGGFLIAGAIAMLMRYELMTPYLTIFHYPSNYLTAVGIHGTLMMFSFATVFMIGGLGNYFVPLMIGARETVLSKLSGIGVWLVPAGILTVLFSPILGEWSTGWRGYEPLAGQDANGIIFYYLGVLALTMSSLIVALNLVATVMFRRAPGMTWGRLPLFVWGQVTVNLLMLIWFPEIQTTFVMGLLDKIVPLNFFTATGSPLTYLMLFWLFGHPEVYIIAVPAFALWNEIIPVMAQKSLFGRQWAVIGLVFVMMLSGLVWAHHMFTNLRNSEILPFSFFTEMISIPTGFAYMSAVGTLWKSKIRLTTPVIWILMSMFNFLIGGLTGVFLADPIVNLQLHDTFWVVGHFHYTIIGSMVFSGFGAMYYWLPKLSGRMYNETWGKTLAIITFFAFNLTFSQFFLLGLHGMNRWVPAYPAYLQPMNFEVSIFAFILGASFVANIIYIGYCWANGQKAGENPWNAKTPEWFTSSPAPRYNFPVQPEIVASLYMYGEGTKVPVVTTAYDELAATSRASTDPHYDWHDYMPTPPHNK from the coding sequence GGGTTGGGGCCGTGATAGGATGGCTCTTAGGCATCGGCGTCTATGACGCCGTCTTATTGCCGCTTATGGGCTTTGAAACCCGCTGGGTGGAAAAAGAAAAAGGCTGGCGGCGCTACTGGGAAATTGCCACGGACCACAAGGTCATTGGTCTTCAGTATATGATGTTTGCTGTTGGTGGCTTCTTGATAGCGGGAGCCATTGCGATGCTCATGCGCTATGAACTGATGACCCCGTACCTGACGATTTTTCATTATCCCAGCAATTACCTCACGGCGGTGGGGATTCACGGCACCTTGATGATGTTTTCCTTCGCCACCGTGTTCATGATTGGGGGCTTAGGTAACTATTTTGTGCCCCTCATGATTGGGGCCCGTGAAACGGTCCTATCGAAACTCTCAGGCATTGGCGTGTGGTTGGTCCCCGCCGGGATCTTGACCGTGCTCTTTAGTCCCATTTTGGGAGAATGGTCGACCGGCTGGCGCGGCTATGAGCCCTTAGCCGGACAAGATGCCAATGGCATTATCTTCTACTACTTGGGGGTCTTGGCTTTAACGATGTCCTCACTCATCGTGGCCTTGAACCTGGTGGCGACGGTGATGTTCCGGCGGGCTCCGGGCATGACCTGGGGACGTTTGCCCCTCTTCGTTTGGGGTCAAGTCACGGTCAACTTGCTGATGCTGATTTGGTTCCCGGAAATTCAAACAACCTTCGTAATGGGGCTGTTAGATAAAATCGTGCCGCTTAACTTCTTTACGGCGACGGGGAGTCCCTTAACCTACTTGATGCTCTTCTGGTTATTTGGCCATCCCGAAGTGTACATCATTGCCGTCCCCGCCTTCGCCCTATGGAATGAAATTATTCCGGTCATGGCGCAAAAATCGCTGTTTGGCCGACAATGGGCCGTGATTGGCTTGGTGTTCGTGATGATGCTCTCGGGTCTAGTGTGGGCGCACCACATGTTCACCAACTTGCGCAATAGCGAGATCTTGCCGTTCTCGTTCTTTACGGAGATGATTTCCATTCCCACCGGGTTTGCCTACATGTCGGCGGTGGGGACCTTGTGGAAGTCGAAAATTCGGCTGACCACCCCGGTCATCTGGATCTTGATGAGCATGTTCAACTTCCTCATCGGAGGACTCACGGGCGTGTTTTTGGCGGACCCGATTGTCAACTTGCAGCTTCATGACACCTTCTGGGTGGTCGGGCACTTCCACTACACCATTATCGGATCGATGGTCTTCAGTGGCTTTGGGGCGATGTATTACTGGTTGCCGAAACTCTCGGGCCGCATGTACAACGAGACCTGGGGGAAGACGTTGGCGATTATCACCTTCTTTGCCTTCAACCTCACCTTCAGCCAGTTCTTCCTCTTAGGATTACACGGGATGAACCGCTGGGTGCCGGCCTATCCGGCCTACCTCCAACCGATGAACTTTGAGGTGTCGATCTTTGCCTTCATCTTGGGGGCCTCGTTTGTGGCCAATATCATCTACATTGGGTACTGCTGGGCCAATGGGCAAAAAGCGGGAGAGAATCCGTGGAATGCCAAAACGCCGGAATGGTTCACCTCGTCGCCTGCACCCCGCTACAACTTCCCGGTGCAGCCAGAAATTGTGGCCAGCCTCTATATGTATGGGGAAGGAACCAAAGTTCCGGTGGTAACCACGGCGTATGATGAGCTGGCTGCCACCAGCCGGGCCTCGACGGATCCCCACTATGATTGGCATGATTACATGCCTACACCACCACACAACAAATAG
- a CDS encoding G1 family glutamic endopeptidase yields the protein MRPMYWIVAIGFGLLTINANPLDSWPGLPIHSHPVTLPLPEPFSVQSPPEGPLEISRNWAGYVSNHGTYQSIEASWRIPKLTSPGSLAVWVGLGGAPQQRLLQAGTLTKDTATGTETILWIEGLPEPLKPIAQNLPSGEAVHVAIYHVKSQEWALDLQAGSYRQTYDVQYSLNPRSAEWIVEDPLINNQFATFPRFQNIELFYATAKTQQGQTVTVQQSTPIDLRIDGVIRAAPALINATTFAVTSTSPQ from the coding sequence ATGCGGCCCATGTACTGGATTGTGGCGATAGGCTTTGGTCTCTTGACGATTAATGCCAATCCCTTAGATTCATGGCCTGGTCTGCCCATCCATTCGCATCCTGTCACATTACCTCTCCCTGAACCGTTTTCCGTCCAAAGCCCTCCAGAGGGCCCTTTAGAAATCAGTCGCAATTGGGCAGGATATGTCAGCAATCATGGGACGTATCAATCGATTGAGGCCAGCTGGCGCATTCCCAAACTCACCTCGCCGGGCTCTTTAGCGGTTTGGGTGGGACTCGGCGGCGCTCCTCAACAGCGCCTATTACAAGCGGGAACCTTAACAAAGGATACGGCAACGGGAACAGAAACGATTTTGTGGATCGAAGGTCTTCCCGAACCCTTAAAACCGATTGCCCAAAACTTACCGAGTGGAGAAGCGGTGCATGTGGCCATTTATCATGTCAAATCTCAAGAATGGGCGTTAGACTTGCAAGCCGGTAGTTACCGGCAAACTTATGATGTGCAATATTCCTTAAATCCTCGCTCCGCCGAATGGATTGTTGAAGACCCCCTCATCAACAACCAATTTGCCACCTTTCCGCGTTTTCAAAACATCGAACTGTTTTATGCTACGGCCAAGACGCAACAAGGCCAAACGGTAACAGTCCAACAATCTACCCCTATTGATCTGCGCATTGATGGGGTCATTCGGGCTGCTCCTGCTCTCATTAATGCCACCACATTTGCGGTAACCTCTACATCCCCACAATGA
- a CDS encoding alpha/beta hydrolase family protein: protein MPKPRTKGCEIRVRSLAQRDIFRDLYAAVFLESLKEITNRIAHEKAQRPMGLFGFSIGAYIALWAGLVDHPDRIQAIVAVGGVPSFDYLRFYYPDYDFSTPHAVRLMEETDLSRQPITIKGQHVLIQHGLSDPVAQIDWIKPWAQSLAEKYPEHVSWTPYASLQHRLWAESSGEEEDVLALRNRTLKWFTEALGPAASQG from the coding sequence ATGCCCAAACCACGTACCAAAGGGTGCGAAATACGTGTCAGATCCTTAGCCCAACGTGATATTTTTCGTGATTTATATGCGGCTGTATTTTTGGAAAGCTTGAAGGAAATCACCAACCGGATTGCCCACGAAAAGGCCCAACGGCCTATGGGATTATTTGGTTTTTCGATTGGAGCCTACATTGCCCTATGGGCGGGACTGGTGGATCATCCTGACCGGATTCAGGCCATTGTTGCTGTCGGCGGTGTGCCATCCTTTGACTATCTCCGCTTTTATTATCCAGACTATGATTTTTCCACCCCGCATGCTGTTCGGTTGATGGAGGAAACGGATTTAAGTCGGCAGCCGATCACTATCAAGGGACAACACGTACTTATCCAACATGGGCTTTCCGATCCGGTGGCGCAAATCGATTGGATTAAACCGTGGGCCCAATCGCTAGCGGAAAAGTATCCCGAGCACGTGTCGTGGACTCCGTATGCTTCTTTGCAACACCGGTTGTGGGCAGAAAGTTCAGGCGAAGAAGAGGATGTTCTTGCCTTACGAAACCGGACTCTCAAATGGTTTACCGAGGCTTTGGGACCTGCTGCCTCCCAGGGATAA